Proteins from a single region of Populus trichocarpa isolate Nisqually-1 unplaced genomic scaffold, P.trichocarpa_v4.1 scaffold_104, whole genome shotgun sequence:
- the LOC18097264 gene encoding DNA topoisomerase 6 subunit B isoform X1, giving the protein MEIGGSSESQNETKKGKSKTPRKPKESLLKQKSPAEFFAENKNIAGFDNPGKSLYTTVRELVENSLDSAEAISELPVVEITIEEIGKSKFNSMIGLVDRERVDAQLYDDYETAKAREKRLAKEARAQEVQAKNASLGKKVKEQSTMKGMKGRGEASFYRVTCKDNGKGMPHDDIPNMFGRVLSGTKYGLKQTRGKFGLGAKMALIWSKMSTGLPIEISSSMKAQSYISFCRLDIDIHRNIPHIHLHEKRNNDDCWHGAEIQVVIEGNWTTYRSKILHYMRQMAVITPYAQFLFRFISDAPDKNVTIKFARRTDVMPPVPLETKHHPSSVDLLLIKRLIAETSKQNLLQFLQHEFVNIGKSLAERLIGEMGPEFSPKMVVKSLTDQQIVRINQLFRQAKFDDPTGDCLSPAGEYNLRLGIIKELHPDMVATYSGSAQVFEGHPFIVEAGVSVGGKDVKQGLNIFRFANRIPLLFEQGADVVTRTALKRINWGSYKINQTQDKIGVFVSVVSTKIPFKGTGKEYIGDDINEIATAVKSAIQQCCIQLKSKIIKKMLAREQQERKRNLSRYIPDATNAVYDVLKYMSQSHASKKKRYSGEEAEILSNITANLITKETIKEKLAEHVEKVDYEMALEYATQSGVTEEPREDIFIQTLDPENKFIEFQSPIFVFRLVC; this is encoded by the exons ATGGAAATCGGAGGAAGCAGTGAAAGCcaaaatgaaacaaagaaaGGCAAATCAAAGACTCCAAGGAAACCCAAAGAAAGCCTTCTCAAACAAA aatcTCCAGCTGAATTTTTCGCAGAGAACAAGAACATTGCCGGCTTTGATAAT CCAGGGAAATCTCTTTATACTACAGTGAGAGAACTTGTAGAAAATTCGCTTGATTCGGCGGAAGCGATATCGGAACTTCCTGTCGTAGAAATTACGAT TGAGGAGATAGGGAAAAGTAAGTTTAATTCAATGATTGGTCTTGTTGATCGAGAGCGTGTTGATGCGCAACTTTATGATGATTACGAGACAGCTAAGGCTCGtgag AAAAGATTGGCGAAGGAAGCTCGTGCTCAAGAAGTGCAAGCGAAGAATGCTTCTCTTGGGAAGAAAGTAAAAGAACAATCAACTATGAAGGGCATGAAGGGTCGAGGTGAGGCCTCATTTTACAGAGTCACATGCAAG GACAATGGAAAAGGAATGCCACATGATGATATCCCAAATATGTTCGGACGAG TTTTGTCCGGGACAAAGTATGGTCTCAAGCAGACTCGTGGCAAGTTTGGTCTTGGTGCCAAAATG GCATTGATATGGTCTAAAATGAGTACAGGGCTTCCTATAGAGATCTCGTCATCAATGAAGGCCCAAAGCTATATTTCATTCTGCAGGCTGGATATAGATATTCATCG GAACATTCCTCACATTCATTTACATGAAAAACGGAACAATGATGATTGTTGGCATGGAGCTGAAATTCAAGTTGTTATTGAGGGAAATTGGACAACTTATCGT TCCAAGATATTGCATTACATGCGGCAAATGGCTGTTATCACTCCTTATGCCCAATTTCTTTTCAGATTTATATCAGATGCACCAGA TAAGAATGTTACTATAAAATTTGCACGGAGAACTGATGTGATGCCTCCAGTTCCTCTCGAGACAAAACACCATCCATCATCTGTTGATTTACTGCTGATCAAACGCCTCATTGCGGAAACTTCAAAACAGAATCTTTTGCAGTTTCTACAGCATGAATTTGTAAACATAGGAAAGTCACTTGCTGAACGATTAATTG GGGAAATGGGTCCAGAATTTAGCCCAAAAATGGTTGTAAAATCTCTGACTGATCAGCAGATAGTTCGCATCAATCAGTTGTTTCGCCAAGCCAAGTTTGACGACCCTACTGGTGAT TGTCTTAGTCCTGCAGGGGAATACAATCTTCGTCTTGGAATTATAAAGGAGCTGCATCCAGATATGGTTGCAACTTATTCAGGCAG TGCTCAAGTATTTGAGGGTCACCCATTTATTGTAGAAGCTGGTGTCAGTGTGGGTGGAAAGGATGTTAAGCAA GGCTTGAATATATTTCGATTTGCAAACCGCATTCCACTTCTATTTGAGCAAGGTGCAGATGTTGTCACCAGGACTGCACTTAAGAGAATCAA TTGGGGGAGTTACAAGATTAACCAGACGCAGGACAAAATTGGTGTCTTTGTCAGTGTCGTGAGCACAAAAATCCCCTTTAAAGGGACTGGCAAGGAGTATATTGGAGATGATATTAATGAGATAGCTACAGCTGTgaag TCTGCCATTCAGCAATGCTGCATCCagctaaaatccaaaattataaagaaaatgctGGCCCGTGAGCAACAGGAGAGAAAACGAAATCTAAGCAG GTATATTCCTGATGCTACCAATGCTGTatatgatgttttgaaatacATGTCACAGTCACATGCATCAAAGAAGAAGCGTTACAGCGGTGAGGAAGCGGAAATACTTAGCAACATAACAGCTAATTTGATAACAAAAGAGACAATCAAGGAAAAGCTTGCTGAGCATGTTGAAAAG GTGGACTATGAAATGGCATTGGAATACGCGACACAAAGTGGAGTGACCGAAGAACCAAGAGAAGATATATTCATCCAAACCCTTGATCCTGAAAATAAGTTCATCGAATTCCAAAGTCCCATCTTTGTTTTCAGACTAGTATGTTAG
- the LOC18097264 gene encoding DNA topoisomerase 6 subunit B isoform X2: MKQRKANQRLQGNPKKAFSNKNLQLNFSQRTRTLPALIIEEIGKSKFNSMIGLVDRERVDAQLYDDYETAKAREKRLAKEARAQEVQAKNASLGKKVKEQSTMKGMKGRGEASFYRVTCKDNGKGMPHDDIPNMFGRVLSGTKYGLKQTRGKFGLGAKMALIWSKMSTGLPIEISSSMKAQSYISFCRLDIDIHRNIPHIHLHEKRNNDDCWHGAEIQVVIEGNWTTYRSKILHYMRQMAVITPYAQFLFRFISDAPDKNVTIKFARRTDVMPPVPLETKHHPSSVDLLLIKRLIAETSKQNLLQFLQHEFVNIGKSLAERLIGEMGPEFSPKMVVKSLTDQQIVRINQLFRQAKFDDPTGDCLSPAGEYNLRLGIIKELHPDMVATYSGSAQVFEGHPFIVEAGVSVGGKDVKQGLNIFRFANRIPLLFEQGADVVTRTALKRINWGSYKINQTQDKIGVFVSVVSTKIPFKGTGKEYIGDDINEIATAVKSAIQQCCIQLKSKIIKKMLAREQQERKRNLSRYIPDATNAVYDVLKYMSQSHASKKKRYSGEEAEILSNITANLITKETIKEKLAEHVEKVDYEMALEYATQSGVTEEPREDIFIQTLDPENKFIEFQSPIFVFRLVC; this comes from the exons atgaaacaaagaaaGGCAAATCAAAGACTCCAAGGAAACCCAAAGAAAGCCTTCTCAAACAAA aatcTCCAGCTGAATTTTTCGCAGAGAACAAGAACATTGCCGGCTTTGATAAT TGAGGAGATAGGGAAAAGTAAGTTTAATTCAATGATTGGTCTTGTTGATCGAGAGCGTGTTGATGCGCAACTTTATGATGATTACGAGACAGCTAAGGCTCGtgag AAAAGATTGGCGAAGGAAGCTCGTGCTCAAGAAGTGCAAGCGAAGAATGCTTCTCTTGGGAAGAAAGTAAAAGAACAATCAACTATGAAGGGCATGAAGGGTCGAGGTGAGGCCTCATTTTACAGAGTCACATGCAAG GACAATGGAAAAGGAATGCCACATGATGATATCCCAAATATGTTCGGACGAG TTTTGTCCGGGACAAAGTATGGTCTCAAGCAGACTCGTGGCAAGTTTGGTCTTGGTGCCAAAATG GCATTGATATGGTCTAAAATGAGTACAGGGCTTCCTATAGAGATCTCGTCATCAATGAAGGCCCAAAGCTATATTTCATTCTGCAGGCTGGATATAGATATTCATCG GAACATTCCTCACATTCATTTACATGAAAAACGGAACAATGATGATTGTTGGCATGGAGCTGAAATTCAAGTTGTTATTGAGGGAAATTGGACAACTTATCGT TCCAAGATATTGCATTACATGCGGCAAATGGCTGTTATCACTCCTTATGCCCAATTTCTTTTCAGATTTATATCAGATGCACCAGA TAAGAATGTTACTATAAAATTTGCACGGAGAACTGATGTGATGCCTCCAGTTCCTCTCGAGACAAAACACCATCCATCATCTGTTGATTTACTGCTGATCAAACGCCTCATTGCGGAAACTTCAAAACAGAATCTTTTGCAGTTTCTACAGCATGAATTTGTAAACATAGGAAAGTCACTTGCTGAACGATTAATTG GGGAAATGGGTCCAGAATTTAGCCCAAAAATGGTTGTAAAATCTCTGACTGATCAGCAGATAGTTCGCATCAATCAGTTGTTTCGCCAAGCCAAGTTTGACGACCCTACTGGTGAT TGTCTTAGTCCTGCAGGGGAATACAATCTTCGTCTTGGAATTATAAAGGAGCTGCATCCAGATATGGTTGCAACTTATTCAGGCAG TGCTCAAGTATTTGAGGGTCACCCATTTATTGTAGAAGCTGGTGTCAGTGTGGGTGGAAAGGATGTTAAGCAA GGCTTGAATATATTTCGATTTGCAAACCGCATTCCACTTCTATTTGAGCAAGGTGCAGATGTTGTCACCAGGACTGCACTTAAGAGAATCAA TTGGGGGAGTTACAAGATTAACCAGACGCAGGACAAAATTGGTGTCTTTGTCAGTGTCGTGAGCACAAAAATCCCCTTTAAAGGGACTGGCAAGGAGTATATTGGAGATGATATTAATGAGATAGCTACAGCTGTgaag TCTGCCATTCAGCAATGCTGCATCCagctaaaatccaaaattataaagaaaatgctGGCCCGTGAGCAACAGGAGAGAAAACGAAATCTAAGCAG GTATATTCCTGATGCTACCAATGCTGTatatgatgttttgaaatacATGTCACAGTCACATGCATCAAAGAAGAAGCGTTACAGCGGTGAGGAAGCGGAAATACTTAGCAACATAACAGCTAATTTGATAACAAAAGAGACAATCAAGGAAAAGCTTGCTGAGCATGTTGAAAAG GTGGACTATGAAATGGCATTGGAATACGCGACACAAAGTGGAGTGACCGAAGAACCAAGAGAAGATATATTCATCCAAACCCTTGATCCTGAAAATAAGTTCATCGAATTCCAAAGTCCCATCTTTGTTTTCAGACTAGTATGTTAG
- the LOC18097265 gene encoding uncharacterized protein YMR315W isoform X2 yields the protein MANQLPQISVLGAGIFVKTQYIPRLAEISHLFVLKSIWSRSEESAREAVEVAKEHFPGVECKWGDKGLDEIIQDESILGVAVVLAAQYQVDMSLKLLKAGKHVLQEKPAASSISEIETSLSSYKSICANSPGYPIWAVAENYRFEPALVESKKLLADIGKMMSVQLIIEASMNSANPYFSSSWRRNYTGGFILDMGVHFIAGLRMLVGCEVTSVSAMTSHVDTTLPPPDNISSVFHLENGCSGVFAMVVSSKTPKILWRIVGINGTVEIGRGNQGGQHGYMISFYGAGGHCKSNFYPFSGVTAELKAFLHDISQANLKGSSYEVEPRLSFIEGARDVAVLDAMLESGNKNGALVQVKKF from the exons ATGGCAAACCAACTTCCCCAGATATCCGTTCTTGGAGCTGGCATCTTTGTCAAGACTCAATACATTCCAAGACTAGCTGAGATCTCTCATCTTTTTGTTCTTAAATCCATCTGGAGTCGCTCTGAG GAATCTGCAAGAGAAGCAGTGGAGGTAGCAAAGGAGCATTTTCCTGGTGTGGAATGCAAGTGGGGTGATAAGGGTCTTGATGAGATCATTCAAGATGAGTCAATTCTTGGTGTTGCTGTGGTTCTTGCTGCACAATATCAG GTTGATATGTCACTAAAGCTACTAAAGGCAGGGAAGCATGTCCTCCAAG AGAAACCAGCGGCATCTT CTATTAGTGAAATAGAAACCAGCCTGTCAAGCTACAAATCTATCTGTGCAAATTCACCTGGTTATCCAATTTGGGCTGTGGCAGAGAACTATAGGTTTGAACCTGCACTTGTAGAG AGCAAGAAATTATTGGCTGATATTGGGAAAATGATGAGCGTCCAACTTATAATTGAAGCATCAATGAATAGTGCAAACCCTTACTTCTCAAGCTCTTGGCGGCGGAATTACACG GGGGGTTTCATTCTAGATATGGGAGTGCACTTCATTGCAGGACTGAGAATG CTTGTTGGATGTGAGGTGACATCAGTGTCAGCTATGACCTCTCATGTGGATACAACTTTGCCTCCACCTGATAACATATCCTCAGTTTT TCACCTGGAGAATGGATGTTCTGGAGTTTTTGCAATGGTTGTGTCCTCCAAAACACCCAAG ATATTATGGAGAATTGTTGGCATAAACGGAACAGTGGAAATTGGGCGTGGAAACCAAGGCGGACAGCATGGTTACATG ATTTCTTTTTATGGAGCTGGTGGACACTGTAAAAGCAACTTCTACCCATTTAGTGGAGTGACCGCTGAACTGAAGGCATTTTTACATGACATTTCACAGGCCAACCTTAAG GGAAGTAGCTACGAAGTTGAGCCTCGACTCTCTTTTATTGAAGGAGCAAGAGATGTTGCAGTTTTAGACGCAATGCTTGAATCTGGAAACAAGAATGGAGCACTAGTTCAGGTGAAAAAGTTTTAA
- the LOC18097265 gene encoding uncharacterized protein YMR315W isoform X1, producing MANQLPQISVLGAGIFVKTQYIPRLAEISHLFVLKSIWSRSEESAREAVEVAKEHFPGVECKWGDKGLDEIIQDESILGVAVVLAAQYQVDMSLKLLKAGKHVLQEKPAASSISEIETSLSSYKSICANSPGYPIWAVAENYRFEPALVESKKLLADIGKMMSVQLIIEASMNSANPYFSSSWRRNYTGGFILDMGVHFIAGLRMLVGCEVTSVSAMTSHVDTTLPPPDNISSVFHLENGCSGVFAMVVSSKTPKILWRIVGINGTVEIGRGNQGGQHGYMISFYGAGGHCKSNFYPFSGVTAELKAFLHDISQANLKKGSSYEVEPRLSFIEGARDVAVLDAMLESGNKNGALVQVKKF from the exons ATGGCAAACCAACTTCCCCAGATATCCGTTCTTGGAGCTGGCATCTTTGTCAAGACTCAATACATTCCAAGACTAGCTGAGATCTCTCATCTTTTTGTTCTTAAATCCATCTGGAGTCGCTCTGAG GAATCTGCAAGAGAAGCAGTGGAGGTAGCAAAGGAGCATTTTCCTGGTGTGGAATGCAAGTGGGGTGATAAGGGTCTTGATGAGATCATTCAAGATGAGTCAATTCTTGGTGTTGCTGTGGTTCTTGCTGCACAATATCAG GTTGATATGTCACTAAAGCTACTAAAGGCAGGGAAGCATGTCCTCCAAG AGAAACCAGCGGCATCTT CTATTAGTGAAATAGAAACCAGCCTGTCAAGCTACAAATCTATCTGTGCAAATTCACCTGGTTATCCAATTTGGGCTGTGGCAGAGAACTATAGGTTTGAACCTGCACTTGTAGAG AGCAAGAAATTATTGGCTGATATTGGGAAAATGATGAGCGTCCAACTTATAATTGAAGCATCAATGAATAGTGCAAACCCTTACTTCTCAAGCTCTTGGCGGCGGAATTACACG GGGGGTTTCATTCTAGATATGGGAGTGCACTTCATTGCAGGACTGAGAATG CTTGTTGGATGTGAGGTGACATCAGTGTCAGCTATGACCTCTCATGTGGATACAACTTTGCCTCCACCTGATAACATATCCTCAGTTTT TCACCTGGAGAATGGATGTTCTGGAGTTTTTGCAATGGTTGTGTCCTCCAAAACACCCAAG ATATTATGGAGAATTGTTGGCATAAACGGAACAGTGGAAATTGGGCGTGGAAACCAAGGCGGACAGCATGGTTACATG ATTTCTTTTTATGGAGCTGGTGGACACTGTAAAAGCAACTTCTACCCATTTAGTGGAGTGACCGCTGAACTGAAGGCATTTTTACATGACATTTCACAGGCCAACCTTAAG AAGGGAAGTAGCTACGAAGTTGAGCCTCGACTCTCTTTTATTGAAGGAGCAAGAGATGTTGCAGTTTTAGACGCAATGCTTGAATCTGGAAACAAGAATGGAGCACTAGTTCAGGTGAAAAAGTTTTAA
- the LOC18097266 gene encoding FT-interacting protein 3, translating to MQKPPQSVDFALKETSPNIGAGSVTGDKLSCTYDLVEQMQYLYVRVVKAKDLPPKDITGSCDPYVEVKLGNYKGVTKHFEKKSNPEWNQVFAFSKDRIQASVLEVFVKDKDVVLDDLIGRMMFDLIDVPKRVPPDSPLAPQWYRLEDRKGDKIKAGELMLAVWMGTQADEAFPDAWHSDAASVGPDGVNKIRSKVYISPKLWYVRVNVIEAQDLVPGDKSRFPEVFVRGTLGNQALRTRTSQTKTVNPMWNEDLIFVVAEPFEEPLILTAEDRLGPNKDEVLGKCVIPLQLVQRRLDHKPVNTRWFNLEKHVIVDGEQKKETKFASRIHLRICLDGGYHVLDESTHYSSDLRPTAKQLWRSSIGILELGVLSAVGLMPMKKKDDRGTTDAYCVAKYGQKWIRTRTIVDSFAPRWNEQYTWEVFDPCTVITIGVFDNGHIHSGGGGKDSRIGKVRIRLSTLETDRVYTHSYPLLAIQSSGVRKTGEVQLAVRFTCSSLVNMLHMYSHPLLPKMHYVHPLSVMQLDSLRHQAMHIVSMRLSRSEPPLRKEVVEYMLDVDSHMWSMRRSKANFFRIMAVLSGLIAVGKWFDQICNWKNSLTTILIHILFIILVLYPELILPTIFLYLFLIGLWNYRWRPRHPPHMDTRLSHADAAHPDELDEEFDSFPTSRPSDIVRMRYDRLRSIAGRVQTVVGDLATQGERFQSLISWRDPRATTLFVTFCLIAAIVLYVTPFQVLALLIGLYVLRHPRFRHKLPSVPINFFRRLPARSDSML from the coding sequence atgcagAAGCCACCACAATCAGTCGACTTTGCTCTAAAGGAGACCTCACCAAACATTGGTGCGGGATCTGTCACAGGAGATAAGCTTTCCTGCACCTATGACCTTGTTGAGCAAATGCAATATCTTTATGTTCGTGTAGTGAAAGCTAAAGATTTGCCTCCCAAAGATATTACTGGTAGTTGTGATCCCTATGTTGAAGTAAAGCTTGGAAATTACAAGGGTGTTACGAAACATTTTGAGAAGAAAAGCAACCCAGAATGGAATCAGGTTTTTGCTTTCTCAAAAGATAGAATTCAAGCTTCAGTTTTGGAGGTGTTTGTGAAGGATAAGGATGTTGTCTTAGATGATTTGATTGGTAGGATGATGTTTGATCTCATTGATGTGCCAAAACGTGTTCCGCCGGATAGTCCTTTGGCACCACAATGGTATAGACTGGAAGATAGGAAGGGAGATAAGATTAAGGCTGGGGAGCTGATGCTGGCTGTTTGGATGGGAACTCAAGCAGATGAGGCATTCCCCGACGCTTGGCATTCAGATGCAGCCAGCGTTGGTCCTGATGGTGTTAACAAAATCCGATCCAAGGTATATATTTCACCCAAGCTTTGGTATGTTAGGGTCAATGTGATTGAAGCTCAGGACTTGGTGCCTGGTGACAAAAGTCGGTTCCCAGAAGTATTTGTGAGGGGCACCCTTGGAAATCAAGCATTGAGAACTAGGACTTCTCAAACTAAGACTGTCAATCCAATGTGGAATGAGGACTTGATATTTGTAGTTGCTGAACCTTTCGAGGAGCCTTTGATTTTGACTGCCGAAGATAGATTGGGACCAAATAAAGATGAAGTTCTGGGGAAGTGCGTGATCCCTTTGCAACTTGTGCAGAGGAGGCTAGACCACAAGCCAGTTAACACTAGGTGGTTTAATCTTGAGAAGCATGTGATTGTAGATGgagaacaaaagaaagaaaccaagtTTGCCAGCAGGATTCATTTGAGGATCTGTTTAGATGGAGGGTATCATGTTTTGGATGAATCAACTCACTACAGCAGTGACCTTAGGCCAACAGCAAAGCAGTTATGGAGGTCTAGCATTGGGATTTTGGAACTTGGGGTTCTAAGTGCTGTGGGGCTGATGccaatgaagaaaaaggatgacCGAGGTACGACAGATGCCTACTGTGTAGCTAAATATGGGCAGAAATGGATCCGGACAAGGACAATTGTCGACAGCTTCGCTCCAAGGTGGAATGAGCAGTACACATGGGAGGTTTTCGACCCGTGTACTGTCATTACAATTGGGGTTTTTGATAATGGTCACATACATAGTGGTGGAGGGGGGAAAGACTCCAGAATTGGGAAAGTCAGAATTCGTCTATCCACACTCGAAACTGATAGAGTTTATACACACTCCTATCCTCTTCTGGCCATACAGTCTTCTGGGGTGAGGAAAACAGGTGAAGTTCAGTTAGCTGTGAGGTTCACATGCTCATCTCTGGTTAATATGTTGCACATGTATTCGCATCCATTGTTACCAAAAATGCACTACGTCCATCCATTGTCAGTAATGCAGCTTGATAGCTTGAGGCACCAAGCTATGCACATTGTCTCCATGAGGCTGAGCAGGTCCGAGCCACCTTTGAGGAAAGAGGTTGTGGAATATATGCTAGATGTAGATTCACATATGTGGAGCATGAGGAGGAGCAAGGCCAACTTTTTCAGAATTATGGCTGTTCTAAGTGGCTTGATTGCTGTTGGGAAATGGTTTGATCAAATCTGCAACTGGAAGAACTCTCTTACCACCATTTTAATTCACATCCTCTTCATAATCTTGGTCCTTTATCCAGAGCTAATACTTCCCACAATTTTCCTCTACCTTTTCCTGATCGGACTCTGGAACTATCGGTGGAGACCAAGACACCCTCCTCACATGGACACCCGACTCTCTCATGCTGATGCTGCTCATCCTGATGAACTTGATGAAGAATTCGATTCATTCCCTACTTCCAGACCATCAGATATCGTCAGAATGCGATACGATCGTCTAAGAAGTATCGCAGGGAGGGTTCAGACCGTGGTCGGTGACCTTGCAACTCAAGGGGAAAGATTTCAGTCTCTGATAAGTTGGAGAGACCCGAGGGCTACCACTTTGTTTGTGACATTctgtttaattgctgccatagttctCTATGTCACTCCTTTCCAGGTTCTAGCCCTTCTCATTGGCCTTTATGTGTTGAGACATCCAAGGTTCCGCCACAAGCTCCCTTCCGTCCCCATCAACTTCTTTAGGAGGTTGCCTGCAAGGTCTGACAGCATGCTATAA